Proteins encoded in a region of the Phacochoerus africanus isolate WHEZ1 chromosome 8, ROS_Pafr_v1, whole genome shotgun sequence genome:
- the PRRG2 gene encoding transmembrane gamma-carboxyglutamic acid protein 2 isoform X2 encodes MRGHPSVLLLYLGLTTCLDTSPSGKHDQGPEVFLDSPEAQSFLGSRSRIPRANHWDLELLTPGNLERECWEERFWENYIYNGKGGHGRVDVAGLAVGLTSGILLIVLTGLGAFWYLHCRLQGRGQQPSPQEAELISPLSPLGSLSPPTPLPPPLPPGLPTYEQALAASGVHDAPPPPYTSFRRPC; translated from the exons ATGAGGGGCCACCCCTCTGTGCTGCTGCTATACCTGGGATTAACCACCTGCCTGGACACCTCACCCAGCGGGAAGCACGACCAAG GCCCAGAAGTCTTCCTGGACTCTCCAGAGGCCCAGAGCTTCCTGGGCAGCCGTAGCCGGATTCCGCGAGCCAATCACTGGGACCTGGAGCTGCTCACCCCTGGGAACCTGGAACGTGAGTGTTGGGAG GAGCGCTTTTGGGAGAATTACATCTACAACGGCAAAGGAG GGCATGGACGGGTTGATGTTGCAGGCCTGGCTGTGGGGCTGACATCCGGCATCCTGCTCATCGTCCTGACTGGCCTGGGGGCCTTTTGGTATTTGCACTGCCGTCTTCAGGGCCGAGGCCAGCAGCCCAGTCCTCAAGA GGCCGAGCTCATCAGCCCCCTGAGTCCCCTAGGCTCTCTGAGCCCGCCAactcccctgcctccacccctacCCCCGGGGCTCCCCACCTACGAACAGGCGCTGGCGGCTTCTGGGGTGCACGACGCACCTCCGCCCCCCTACACCAG CTTCAGGAGGCCGTGTTGA
- the PRRG2 gene encoding transmembrane gamma-carboxyglutamic acid protein 2 isoform X1 translates to MRGHPSVLLLYLGLTTCLDTSPSGKHDQGPEVFLDSPEAQSFLGSRSRIPRANHWDLELLTPGNLERECWEERFWENYIYNGKGGHGRVDVAGLAVGLTSGILLIVLTGLGAFWYLHCRLQGRGQQPSPQDPWPTGGTRYLLPGCLCSARFMCDYHPVDTVSGEAAACGLWVFVGVCGMYFRVDKV, encoded by the exons ATGAGGGGCCACCCCTCTGTGCTGCTGCTATACCTGGGATTAACCACCTGCCTGGACACCTCACCCAGCGGGAAGCACGACCAAG GCCCAGAAGTCTTCCTGGACTCTCCAGAGGCCCAGAGCTTCCTGGGCAGCCGTAGCCGGATTCCGCGAGCCAATCACTGGGACCTGGAGCTGCTCACCCCTGGGAACCTGGAACGTGAGTGTTGGGAG GAGCGCTTTTGGGAGAATTACATCTACAACGGCAAAGGAG GGCATGGACGGGTTGATGTTGCAGGCCTGGCTGTGGGGCTGACATCCGGCATCCTGCTCATCGTCCTGACTGGCCTGGGGGCCTTTTGGTATTTGCACTGCCGTCTTCAGGGCCGAGGCCAGCAGCCCAGTCCTCAAGA CCCTTGGCCCACAGGAGGAACTCGATATTTGCTGCCTGGCTGTCTTTGCAGTGCCAGGTTCATGTGTGATTATCATCCTGTGGATACTGTATCTGGTGAGGCTGCAGCCTGTGGTCTGTGGGTGTTTGTGGGTGTCTGTGGTATGTATTTCCGTGTTGACAAGGTATAG